The genomic interval TCAGTCTATGGTTTTTCACCACAACTTACATATTATTTgcagaaaatgtaaaaaaaaaaataaataataagttTGATATTTCAGTAGAAATCAACTGATACAATTACGGAGAAACAAGAGAATATGCCATTCTTCTAATGTAAAAGTTGATAGCACCAAAAAACATAATTCTCTATTCTCTAGCCTATTTCTACTACAACGCAAAATGCCAAATATctgtatgtagcctactgtagcacAGTGGATTTGTCCCTAAAAGCAGAGGGATTGGTAAACAGAGAAACAGTGTAGCCATGTGAGGCCCCACTGGACACCTTCGCACACAAAAGCACTATTGTGCATCAAGACTCGCTGGTACAAATTGAGACAATGTGTTTGCTATGAGGCGCAGGCTGTAAGAGCACTGTGTGCTTCCAGGGCATCGAGAGATACACTGTGCCATCCAAGATACCATTTCTTATCCTGGACCCATACAAGATCAAGGTTAGCCTACTCTAAAGGCCACTCACTGCTGCTCTGCACGTTCATCCGCGCCCTCGTCAGTGATGCTGGCATCACGATCACGCTAGTGTTGTGCTTCTTACGTCATCGAGCTATCCAGCACGACATCGACCAGCCCTTGACTGTAATTAACCGACTGTAACGTTTGCACGTTATTGAAATGGCAAAAACCAACAAAACATCTAGCCTATACCACAACAATAGCAGTGACgaaataatataaaatatgcAACGGTCTGGTGCTTTTGTTATCATGCCAGTGATGCGACAGGGAAGTTCACAACAGCTTGGTTTGCCAGGGTGATAAACCTACAGACAAAATTACACACGCTAAAAATGTGCCCAATTATTATAATCTTATTAAAAGAGTGTATTACAACAACTTGCGATTATAAGTCTGAAGATGAAAGTAGCTTACGAGCATCCGCAATGAACCCCGTGCCCCGTTCAAAACTGGTGATGAAATCATGCACTCAGATTCCAGAAAATTCTTAAGGGTGATGAGACAAAAGGGAGTGGGCAAGGAAGCAAAATGGCTAGGCTCGTAGTTAAGTCACTAAAATAATTCAAGACGACTCATTAACTCACAGAGGAGAGTCACATATGCGGACCTATTCCTCATTGTTGCTATCCTACAACAGAAAGGCACACCATCAACAAGAGTCCCGCGCATCACTAGTCATCAAGGACAAACATTGGAGACTACAATTTGAAAAGGCTACTTACCATAAAAAATGAAGTTCGTTTGACAGTTGAGGTCGAAAATGCATACGTCTTGTCACTCGCTATTATATAACTAgcctacaaataaataaataaatcacgtAACGGCGCGTGTATCAGTGGAATACCCAGCTCCCCGGGAATGGCTGCTTGCGCAGCTGGCTGGGATTCCACCGTTGGTAGTGAAGACAAGGGCGTGAGTTCGTGGGCGTGAAGAGAGAAGCCCGCGATATGACAGCTCAAGGCATACCGGGAATGGGACACTATGGAGGTGACGTTATTTAAACAATGTGCGCTTGCTTAGAAACAGGAATAGAGCGGATGCGTGACTACATGCCCTTTAAATGATCCAACAGTCATGGCCATGTGATGTTAGTGTTTTTAAATGTACCagaagcacacaaaaacaagaCCGCACCATACACATGCATTCCAATATTTATTAAATTCGAGACACATTATGCAAATACAAAGTTCATCCACACAACATGTCAAATTCATCACTACCATGTGCTGGAGAGACATACTGTTAACATTCTCGAGATTACAATTATTCAGACAGGAATGAATCTGAAACACTTGGTTCTCATTGGCCCTTTTCAAATTTTCagatataaataaatagatttTTCAAACAAAACTCTAGTAAGTTTCTGCAACAAGTATGTTTCCAAAGAGGAATTGATGGAGTCTGATAATGGATTAAGAGTAACTGTGTGCAGCCTAAAGAAAcagtgctttgctttcattaCAAAACATAATACGACCATATACTACGACCATCTAGAGCCAATCCTTCAACTGTGTAACGACCATAATTACAACAGTAGCAGATTTTGGGTGATTCATACTTATAGCTGAAGAGAGCTGAAGAGGGCAGAAGGTTCATTCAATGGCTAGGGATGGCAACTTGTCCTTTTGTGTGGCATCAACCCTCCATTAACTAGTTGTTCCACCACGACAGAAGACCCAAGCCTGGTTCACTTATAGAGCCCTGAAACAGAGAGGGACAAGCTGTAAAAATGGAATTATTTGTACATGAAAAGACAACTAAAAGGCAGTTAAGGTTGTTATACAAGTATTATAGCTATGaattagacagacagacaagtatttacagggttcccactctaagtcaagtgtaaaattccatgacttttgcctgactttccctgacaaaaaaaatctgGATTTCCATGACCTATAATGAGAAGATTTATGAGCAGCCGCATAGCGTTCAATAAtctttgattttttttagaGCGGAATATGAATAAATGGGTATTGAAgaaacaaagttgggctaaccaTCACCACTCAAAcatgcagtaaagctaataaccagatatacaccaattctgtgtGTAAATACATTTGTATTAATGTGTTTAGGGAAGTTaatgctacaacaaaattccctgatattccctgactttccatgtctggaatagactcaaaattccatgatattccagaaattccatgacgtGTGGGAACCCTGTATTTATTAATCCCCAAGGAAATCAAGGCATCCATTTACATAACACatataaaaacaacaaacacacacacacacacaatagtggAAGGAAGTACAATAATTAAAGATGTGACAGTGAAGCGATACATTCAAAACAAGGACATTTAGGGGGTGGGGTAAGAcatattaaaaataatcaatTTTACACAACTGTGATAACATAACCAAAGTTTTTCAATACACCCAGCCAAACATACACAGGAAACAAAGACCATCCAAGTAGCCCTTCATAAAATGTATCTTACTATGAGTGTGTATGGAGCCTCTTTCTTCTGCTCAGTCTCTGGTACCCCTGGTGCTGCTGGCGTCTCTGAGGCCTTACTCGGCCCCGTGGGCGAGGTGTCCAGGAAGAGCTCATCTGAAACCCGGAAGCGGATCTCCTCGCCCTGGTCCATGTAGAGGTCGTGGGCTCCCTCGTCTGTCTCATACTCCCACAGCCATACCTGCTCTGCCTCATCACTTGTGTTGCAGTTAAGGTACATATCTCAATGTGGTCAGTGTATActtgcgcgcgcgcacgcacacacacacctgctataTACACAAGCAGATTCtgcaccaccagcaccatccagcaaaaaaagacaaacattcAGACAACATTAACTCAATGTCATCTACAGCAAATACTTTACATTTCCAAGAATTTTGCCATCAAAGAGAAGGATACAATTTAGCAGGCTGTTGTAAAGACTCTGGAGGAATGACTATGTCATCAAAAAATCCAAGACTGACTAGAAACCCAAAAAAAGACCAGGTAAAATACTCAGTCATGCACAGCAGTAAAATGAAGCAGTCAGTGTCAACAGCAGcaagtcgtggcctactggttagggcttcgggcttgtaaccgaagggttgccagttcgatccccgaccagtaggaatggctgaagtgcccttcagcaaggcacctaacccctcactgctccccgagcgccgctgtagcaaggcagctcactgctctgggttagtgtgtgcttcacctcactgtgtgttcactgtgtgctcactaattcacagatgggataaatgcagagaccaaattccttgtatacgccagtatacttggccaagaaacctgatttatatttacatttacaacaaACTAGCACTCAAATAATAGGTAGGCAGAGAGAGACTTCCACAACTAACAAATAACCAGATGTCCTGTTACGGACACTAACCCTTCATATTTTGGCAGCTACAGAGCACAAAGTGACACTTAAGGCCCTATTTTCAAAAGGCAGGCAAAGCGCAAAGTCTATCAACAAGCAAAGTTCACGTGCATGAACTAGCCTATAGGTCCCGTGTGGCTTATGGGGGTATCATTGTTAATTCGCAAACTGATAGTTGctaaattagctttagttagaATTAAGACTTTGCACTTTCTTACCCATTGATCAAATTAGGGCCCAAAATGATTTTCCTCTAGAAGTGGGGCAGACAATGACACTGACCATCATGCAACCTAAGACACTGGCATCATAAAGGTTTCACTTTACCTTACATGCTATTTAGGATGGttaaaagacaaaagcaaacataGAAGCAAATGTTTTATTCATCTGGTCACCATCATTTCTCACCGTGTACCCCCTCCTGGCTGCAGTATTTAATTTTGCCCACAAGTATCTCATCCAAGAATGGGTGGAACACCACATACCTGAAATGGACTGAGGAAAAGGAAAGGTATGAACAGCTCATAAAGGTCCAATTATGACTGCAATTCTACAGAAACAGCTTCATGCCAGACTGTTAGCCACCCCTGCGAAAGGGGAATAGTGTAAGAAAattaccagagagggttaaagctagtaatcaaggatctttgaagGTACCTTTTGTGTGAGAGGCACCGTCACCAGGGAATATGTAGGAGTCCTCCAACTTTATTATGTCATAAAGACAGATGCACAGTCCAACATTGTAAACCACCTGGAAACATTAACACCGACACATCTTAACAGTTAACATAACGTTAAGATTTGACATATAAAATCTGGCCTACACATCTGACAATCATTTTGCAATGCTAAAATTCTAAAACGAAGCTGTCtgtcaattatttattttcctttgtGAAATTACAGTGACAAACATGGGCCAATGTACTTACTAAGGTAAGGACATCTCTTACCTTGTTCGCCAATTTTTTATTGAGTTCCTCTGTAACAGCTTCATTGAGCTGCCTCTGAAAGTTCCATGGAGGAATCCTCACAGTATCGACCATCTCAACCAAAACAAACATCCTGCTAAACATAGCGACAAGCGACAACATTACATTGTAACAGATGACTTCGAATGACAAATAATAGTAACCTAGCTAAAGTGGGCATGATGTCAATGTAGCAACACATGGGGAAAGTAACGTTGAAATATTTCCTTGACGTTAACTACCGTTATCTAGCTAAGTTGCTAGCCAGCTATCATgtttaaagtaggcctaatgcaaaTGTTAACTACCTTGTCGAAACTGTTCAGCAGTTATACATGAGTCACTCAGTACAAGGAAGGCGCTTTTCATCCATTTTTACGTTCCATTACCCTTAATTGTGTAACATTTTTAAGTGCTCTCACGCCAAACGTGTGGCTCAATTTATGTATCCATTGACGGTAAATTGCCACACGTGCCGTGTGTCACGACAGTGTGCATCAACACACGGCAAGTCGTAAAAGCAAAACAACTGAGAAGCACGAATCACAAGTCCTAAAGGGCTGCAGCTActttgaggagagagagggggtcgTAATATGTATATCATAtattaatataaataataaatatatacattGGCTTCAATGTAGGCCTTTTTTACCGCAATTGTTATTTCCCTGAATATGATATCTATAAAGTACAAGTAGCATAATTTCCATCCCTCAAATGTGGTACACATCCCCCATAACCACGTCGGGGTGGAGTACTACGTACACAacatttaactttttttttcttcagaaatTGAAAGCAGGAGTATTTTAGCACTTGCTTTATTCTCAACTACTCATTCACTTAACACCAAAAATgtcagaataaaataaataaaacaaaccaCAATAGTCTGATAAATAGTTTATTTACCATTATAAAGGAATTCTCTGACATCTCTTTCATTGCACCTTGCTGGAAATGGAACTAAGCATTTGCATTCCTAACTGTAACACAATCAACCTCAGAATCTGCTGAAGAGACAGAACTGATTCAGTCAGTGTTGGGAGAGCTTCACAGAAGACAGCCCTACTCCAAGAGGAGCACCTGAAAAGCAACACATTGGAACCACATGTAACCGTTACCACATTGCTTTACATTAAATCACAGTGTAAGCAGAGACTTTATGATAAATTTATGATAAATTCTGTGCATGGGGTGATTGTTTGAGGGGACCATGTCATGTCAATACTGAATATAGTTTGTCAAAAGATTCTTCTGGAAATACTGTGTTAAAATTTAGTCTGCTATAAAGTGGTTACACAGTGCATGCCTGGTGGTATTTCacttacaaaataaaaacacatcaaAGACCCTGACAACAGTCTCTCAATCCATCTGACATATCTGGGTTTCACACATATATTCTGTACAATACCACATTGAGGCATCTTTGGCAATTGCAGCAAAGGTTTAGAAATTCTCACCCCTTACAACGATGATCAAAATTTGCGTGAAATGCTGTTAATTTACACTCAATGAACACATGATATTTCTCATCCTTCACAGGTTTGTTTATCCATCAATTTGCCTTGATTTCTGGAAGCATTTCAAGCAAGTCCTAATGGATGCCCTAAATAGGTCTCAATCACCACGACTTCCCCTTCTGACCGACATTCTCATGCTAGAGTCTGTAACCTGGGAccgacacacacaggaggaatgTGTACAGTTTTCTGGTTATTCATTCTCCTTTACATATCATATGTAAATACACACTTAGGTACGCAATGTGCGGCTATATTAATATCAGTTACATGTGCCAAGATAGGGAGCCATTGTCACTTACAGGTcctacacacaatcacataaaaTCACATTTATCATGGAATAGTCTACAACTGGAATAGCGATTTCATCAAAAGGCATAATATTAATCTAAAGGTGCTGACAAATGAAATGGAACCTAACAATAGCAAGGGGTCGTTCAATTGCATGGTTCATTACAGTACACCTATCATAGATCTAGTGGGTGAGACCACAAGTCACAATCAAGTTTAAAATACAGGAAACAGTAACTGGCAAAGGCCCCCTAAACCTTTCAAATCACATTCATACATAATAATCTCAGCTTTAATATGCGGTCACTGTGAATTTTTTAGAACTATACAACCCATCCCCTAAAATGGATTTCTGGCATAATTATGTGAAACAACAACAGGGAATAACGGTTTCTCAAACCTCCTCCTCTGATTATTTTAAAGATTTAAATATCATCATAATAACATCTAAACACTATGCTCAGCTATTAAGGAGTGAAGCGCTAGTGGTACGAAAGTGACAGAGCATCTGCGTGCTGCAAGAATATGCGCTACACACAGGTGCGCTGCACACTGTAGATTGTGCGTTTAATTTTTCACAACGAAGACCGACAAGATGTCACCCCAGGCAGGGAATGACTCAGCAGGGAGGTCAGCACAAAGAGGAGGCCGGCTTAAAGGACGATCAGGCAGATGTCCTCAGGGATTAAAGAAAGAAATGACCAatgagtcagacacacacacagacacacacacacacacacacacacgagtagcAGGACAGGAAAGCTGCACCTCTACCCTGTTAACCAACCACAGGTGGTTTCGGCACCCTTCTACCTACTGCATATAATGAGGGCTTACCCTGCTACAGTAAGTAAGTCTAGCTTTACAGAACAACCGCTTCCTGGAGGGGACATTCTCAACAAATCAGACCCAGTCAACACATAAgcgagcaagcaagcaagccaTCTCCATCAGAGGACTGACTAGTTTGCTAGTCTGCTCCTCTACTCCCCACAACAGTAACATGGAGTACATGGTATAGAGCTATCAGACATAACAAAATATAACCAGTGTTACTATACAGAAAGTGTGTGTAACAATACTTACGTTATTAGTGTGCAGAGAGCACTCATTACTATGCATACAGTATCAGTAACAACAGTAACAAATGGCCAAGGTTGACCATACAAAGCTAAGTCATCTGCAGTAACATGGATAAGGACCAAATCTAGCCTtcctgaacgtgtgtgtgtcctttaggTCTCCCTGATAATGGACATGAGATTCTACATTTTGAAGTGACCACATGCctgagtgtgcaagtgtgtgtgtgtctggaggggggggggggggggtggtggggctTAGGGATGTGCGCGTTCAATTCATACAGCgacctgaggggggggggggggggggggggggggggtctctgtgagcatgtatgcatgtgtagttGTGGGTGCAATGATCAGTTGGCGGCAGTTACGAGTGGATGTGTGGGGGTGTCTGGGGAAAGGAGACAAATTACTTTAATCTTTTCTTTTGGAGTGCATGctttaaccccccaccccccaccccccttcagtCTTGACTAGCCCTGCCTCTCGTCCTTGAGgcctctccttcttctcctcctccttagtGCTGCAGATCCTTCATCCTGTTCAGGGCACTCCCAGACTGGAACCACCCGATCTGCGTCTCATTGAAGGAGTGGTTCAGCTGGATGGTGTCCTGGCTGCCATCGCCGTGGGTGATTACTGCCGTGAGGGGCTACAGGCCAACaagggaggagatgagagacacGGACAACTGGAGTTTGTTCATACTCATATTTCATGCGGCTGCCATACTCAAAAGGTGAACGCTATGTGAATGAGGCTGAGTGAAGTCTGAAAGCACATGCATTATTGTTATCTGTGCTGTACTCAATTCAAACCACGTGTGGTTGAACTCATGCACTGTGCGGTCCTCACCTTCCCGGGGGCAAAGGTCGCGAGTCCTTTGATGGAGATCTTGTCGTCGGGGCGGATCTTGTCATAGTCAGCCGGGTCATTGAAGGTGAGAGGCAGCAGCCCCTGTTTTTTCAGATTGGTCTCTGTTCAGATGGAGAAGGAACAGGAAAGAGTCGAGTTGACCAGAGAGTGGAACATAAGCAAAACTGTCGTTCCAAATCACTCAGCAGTGTGAATCAAGTGCATGCTGGCAGTTATACAGTTTGTCACAACAACATTTCAAACCATACCCGCCATACTTTCTTTTAATACAGGCCCGTTCAGAACACCAGA from Alosa sapidissima isolate fAloSap1 chromosome 3, fAloSap1.pri, whole genome shotgun sequence carries:
- the polr3h gene encoding DNA-directed RNA polymerase III subunit RPC8; this translates as MFVLVEMVDTVRIPPWNFQRQLNEAVTEELNKKLANKVVYNVGLCICLYDIIKLEDSYIFPGDGASHTKVHFRYVVFHPFLDEILVGKIKYCSQEGVHVSLGFFDDIVIPPESLQQPAKFDEAEQVWLWEYETDEGAHDLYMDQGEEIRFRVSDELFLDTSPTGPSKASETPAAPGVPETEQKKEAPYTLIGSISEPGLGLLSWWNN